GGCCGCCGTCGTCGCCGGAAACGCCCCGCATGCTCCTCCGGCGCCGCCTAAACCCGCCGCCCCAGCGGGAACTCCGGTGGTGTCTTTGCTTGTGAGTAGCttaataaaagttaaaacctTTTCTCTGTTTTCGTGTTCAAAATTCggaatttgggtttgggtttttgaTGGGTTTCGTTTTGTAGCTTAAGAcctttttctatattttcatatttgagaaaaaaatgtgaaatttcggttgtgggttttgatgggtttggttttgaatatCAGCCGATCAATCGCAGACCTCGTCGTAACCGAAGGTCGCCTGCTCTGAGGTCGGCGTTTCAGGAAACAAGCTTGTCACCTGCGAATTTTGTGTACCCACTTTTTATTCATGAAGGTTGGTGCTTGCTGGTGATTTTACTATGTGTTCATGCTTAGACCTCAGTAAATTTTACATGGCGTGCAATTTTTGCAGGTCAAGAAGACACGCCTATTGGAGCTATGCCTGGATGTTATAGGCTTGGATGGAGACATGGGCTTGTGGAAGAGGTGAAGTAGCTTAGCTCTATCTCTGTAGCACTTATCTTGTTGTTCTGTTTAAGCTTCTTGCTAAGTGGATGGCTTAATGTGAATGTTAGTATCATGCATTTTCTAAAGATGATATTTTCATTGGTTTTTGGAATCACCGTTTCTGAGTAAGCCTCGTGTGGAGCAGGTTTCAAAGGCTCGAGATGTTGGTGTCAATAGCATTGTTCTCTTCCCCAAAGTTCCAGATGCTTTGAAGGTTTTACTCTTGTGCTTTTGCTCGACTATTCTGTAGAGTAACTATTTTGTAGAGTGATGTAATATAATTGGATTGGTTTTGCCTGTTAGAATTCAACAGGTGATGAAGCCTACAATGATAATGGTTTAGTGCCTCGAGCAATAAGGTTGCTCAAGGACAAATACCCTGATCTTGTAAGTCTATGTACTTTGTTTATCCTTTCAAGTCAAATTGGCTTTATGCATTATAGGTGCATGGAAGAAAttcattttgttaatattgttGTGGTCATCAGGTTATCTACACCGATATTGCTTTAGATCCATACTCCTCTGATGGGCATGATGGTATCGTTAGAGAAGATGGTAAGGCAAATATGCCATGAGAAATGCTCTTTCTAGAAGAGGTTATTTTCCTTTCATACATACGTTGTGTTATTAATTCCAATACTTATTCCTGATGCTGTAGGAGTTATACTGAATGATGAGACAGTACATCAATTATGTAAGCAAGCCGTTGCCCAGGTAATCATGGCAGATTAAGTCCTAAGtaatttcaaaattgtaaCCATATGAAATGTAAATATATCAGTAACCTACTGTTTGGCGTGTTTACTTCTATCATCAGGCCCGAGCTGGAGCAGATGTTGTCAGTCCCAGTGACATGATGGATGGTCGTGTGGGGGCTATTCGAACTGCTCTTGATGCTGAAGGTTTTCAGCATGTATCTATCATGTCCTATACGGCAAAGTAATTTTATCTTGTCtctaaaattttttttcttcttttgctgCTTCATTATTCTTTAAGATCCCTTACCCAGGTGCACACCTTTGGTCATTTCTTACATAAACTTTATCAAGCTGCATTTGCTGAGATTTATACTTGCATTTAATGTTCTTTCTGTCATTGAGTGTACTcatcacaaaaaatttcagtGAGTTGGATAGCGGTGGTGGAGTGGTATAATTCAGTCTTTTTTGCTGTTTTAACATGCTGATCTCTACTATGTTGCAAACAGGTATGCAAGTTCATTTTATGGTCCATTCCGAGAAGCATTGGACTCGAATCCACGTTTTGGTGACAAAAAAACGTATGTAGTTCATCAAAGTTAAACCTTATGCTAATTTCATTTATGTAATGCGGCTGGTGCTGACTTGGCATATAAATCTGgcttgaaaaacaaaagttatcAGATGAACCCAGCAAATTACAGAGAGGCTCTGATTGAGGCACGTGAAGACGAGTCTGAAGGAGCTGATATCCTCTTGGTTAGTATTGCTTTCTTTGGACATTTGTCCATATTTACTTAATGGCAGAGACTCTAGTTCTAAAATTATGCAATGGTTCACAGGTGAAGCCTGGTCTACCATATTTGGATATCATAAGATTACTCCGGGATAGCTCTCCCTTACCAATAGCTGCATATCAGGTGAATCTTGTCATGAACGACCTCCTCACTTCATTGTTTCATTCGAAAACAGAAAGTTTATTCTCTCCTTATCCCATATTAAGCTTTGAAACCACATTTTACTTGAAGCTATACGCTCGACAAGAGTATGGTAAAGGTTTTAGTGGATGTTACAAATGTTATTGTTTCCTATAGTGTGTAATTGGTTGTTTAACTAGAATCTCCATTCCTGCCACCTTAACTTCCTGGGCCCTTGTCTGCAAAATCACAATGCAGGTTTCGGGTGAGTATTCAATGATCAAGGCTGGCGGGGTTCT
The window above is part of the Prunus dulcis chromosome 1, ALMONDv2, whole genome shotgun sequence genome. Proteins encoded here:
- the LOC117627659 gene encoding delta-aminolevulinic acid dehydratase, chloroplastic, with the translated sequence MASTIVNVGPIQGLDYVGLRPAKPLKLNSGRIQIKTRPQRLFTVRASDGDGPIGKTRLSDAECEAAVVAGNAPHAPPAPPKPAAPAGTPVVSLLPINRRPRRNRRSPALRSAFQETSLSPANFVYPLFIHEGQEDTPIGAMPGCYRLGWRHGLVEEVSKARDVGVNSIVLFPKVPDALKNSTGDEAYNDNGLVPRAIRLLKDKYPDLVIYTDIALDPYSSDGHDGIVREDGVILNDETVHQLCKQAVAQARAGADVVSPSDMMDGRVGAIRTALDAEGFQHVSIMSYTAKYASSFYGPFREALDSNPRFGDKKTYQMNPANYREALIEAREDESEGADILLVKPGLPYLDIIRLLRDSSPLPIAAYQVSGEYSMIKAGGVLKMIDEEKVMMESLMCLRRAGADVILTYFALQAARSLCGEKR